One Candidatus Aminicenantes bacterium DNA segment encodes these proteins:
- a CDS encoding GntR family transcriptional regulator codes for MFNIKLDKSDGSRPAYQQIIDHIEHLIRTSRLKVGDKIPPERELAEMLGAARGTVKKAYEELSRKGLIEVTQGRGSFVSAPYTPSMADRKERAGVLIAGVIDELVRFKFSYQEIKAFFDLRLLEREEALRDLAVAAVDCNPEALEIYEKQIFLLPFVNMAKFLLDDILKDPALGRRLTQFDLILTTPTHIEDLKSRYPELADKILPVAVAPARDSIIRLARLTPSQRIGVVCRSPRFFAIITRHLKEFGIPADSMAVLYDQDLEGLGDFICGLDAVIIPPGLSLISRKENLAQVQAFTERGGIVIPFDYKIEQGSLLHVEERLRGILADAAGRA; via the coding sequence ATGTTTAACATAAAGCTCGATAAGTCCGACGGCTCCAGACCGGCCTATCAGCAAATCATTGATCACATCGAACACCTCATCAGGACTTCCAGGCTCAAAGTGGGAGACAAGATTCCGCCCGAGCGCGAGCTGGCCGAGATGCTCGGCGCCGCCCGCGGGACGGTCAAAAAGGCCTACGAGGAGCTGTCGCGCAAAGGGTTGATCGAAGTGACCCAAGGCCGAGGGAGCTTCGTCTCGGCCCCCTACACTCCGTCGATGGCCGACCGCAAAGAGAGGGCCGGGGTTCTCATCGCCGGAGTCATCGACGAGCTCGTCCGCTTTAAGTTCTCGTACCAGGAGATCAAAGCCTTCTTCGACCTCCGCCTGTTAGAGCGCGAAGAAGCCTTGCGCGATCTGGCGGTGGCGGCGGTCGACTGCAACCCGGAGGCCCTGGAGATTTACGAGAAGCAGATCTTCCTCCTGCCCTTCGTCAACATGGCCAAGTTCCTCCTGGACGACATCCTCAAGGACCCGGCTCTGGGCCGCCGGCTGACCCAGTTCGACCTCATCCTGACCACTCCCACCCACATCGAGGACCTCAAGTCCCGCTACCCCGAGCTGGCCGACAAGATCCTGCCGGTGGCCGTGGCCCCGGCCCGCGACTCGATCATCCGGCTGGCCCGGCTGACGCCCTCACAGCGAATCGGCGTCGTCTGCCGCTCGCCCCGCTTCTTCGCCATCATCACCCGCCACCTCAAGGAGTTCGGCATCCCGGCCGACAGCATGGCCGTTCTCTACGACCAGGATCTGGAAGGATTGGGCGACTTCATCTGCGGGTTGGATGCCGTCATCATCCCGCCCGGACTGTCGCTCATCAGCCGCAAGGAGAACCTGGCCCAAGTCCAGGCCTTCACCGAGCGCGGCGGAATCGTCATCCCCTTCGATTACAAGATCGAGCAGGGTTCGCTCCTCCACGTCGAGGAGCGCCTGCGCGGAATCCTGGCCGATGCCGCCGGGCGGGCGTGA
- the glmS gene encoding methylaspartate mutase subunit S, whose translation MNIVLGVIGSDCHSVGNKILEAFFGEAGFHVVNLGVMVTQEEFIDAAVESDAKAILVSSLYGHGEIDCEGLRQKCIERGLEDVVLYVGGNLVVGKTPFDEIERKFKAMGFDRIFPPNADLNQAAEDLRTDIAARGAHA comes from the coding sequence ATGAACATCGTCCTCGGAGTCATCGGATCGGACTGCCACTCCGTCGGCAACAAGATCCTGGAGGCCTTCTTCGGCGAAGCCGGCTTCCATGTCGTCAACCTCGGCGTCATGGTCACTCAAGAGGAGTTCATCGACGCCGCCGTCGAGTCGGACGCCAAGGCCATCCTGGTTTCGTCGCTCTACGGCCACGGCGAGATCGACTGCGAAGGTCTGCGCCAGAAATGCATCGAGCGCGGGCTGGAGGACGTCGTTCTCTATGTCGGCGGGAATCTGGTCGTGGGCAAGACGCCCTTCGACGAGATCGAGCGCAAGTTCAAGGCCATGGGTTTCGATCGGATCTTCCCCCCGAACGCCGATCTGAATCAAGCGGCCGAGGATCTCCGGACCGACATCGCGGCGAGAGGAGCCCATGCCTGA
- a CDS encoding glutamate mutase L, with amino-acid sequence MPEPAWLSVDIGSTFTKGALFVPEGDALALRAQSAVPTTVDDLSRGFEIVEAALKAAAGPAGIGRAYFSSSARGGLKIAAVGLTTDLTVSIARLAACSAGGKVVKAYSYRLTRAEIEELEGLAPDIVLFTGGTDGGHERTNLANAEALAASSLTAVILYAGNAKIQDEVLARLKGKNAVAAANVMPEVGEVRIEPAREVIRRVFLERIVDGKGLSRIVRRIGTDPKPTPLAVYDLVRTIPEVLPDWDDLAVIDMGGATTDFYSNTESDRAGDGVLVKGLPEPRVKRTVEGDLGLRVSVLALAASQAGEIEDRLTAEGLDKPGFDAYVAAVAARPEAVPGSRLEERYDAILAGACVRAAALRHAGRQTRLATLQGVVHIRRGKDLSRLRRIVGSGGFLSRCSDASVLAEACLRPREDPEDRPLLPAAPELFSDALYLFPLLGNLVADHPAEAARTAVRQTIKLEQARSSI; translated from the coding sequence ATGCCTGAACCGGCCTGGCTCAGCGTCGACATCGGGTCGACCTTCACCAAGGGGGCCCTCTTCGTCCCCGAGGGGGACGCCCTGGCCTTGCGGGCCCAGTCCGCCGTCCCCACGACCGTCGACGACCTTTCGCGCGGCTTCGAGATCGTCGAAGCCGCGCTCAAGGCCGCCGCCGGCCCGGCCGGAATCGGCCGCGCCTATTTCTCCTCCTCGGCCCGTGGCGGGCTCAAGATCGCCGCCGTCGGGTTGACGACCGACCTGACGGTCTCGATCGCCCGTCTGGCCGCCTGCTCGGCTGGCGGCAAGGTCGTCAAGGCTTATTCCTATCGCCTGACCCGGGCCGAGATCGAGGAGCTTGAAGGCTTGGCGCCCGACATCGTCCTGTTCACGGGCGGCACGGACGGCGGCCACGAACGGACCAACCTGGCCAACGCCGAGGCCCTGGCGGCCTCCTCTCTGACGGCCGTGATCCTCTATGCCGGCAACGCCAAGATTCAAGACGAAGTCCTGGCCCGGCTGAAGGGCAAGAACGCGGTGGCCGCCGCCAACGTCATGCCCGAGGTCGGCGAGGTCCGCATCGAGCCGGCCCGCGAAGTGATCCGCCGCGTCTTCCTGGAGCGGATCGTAGACGGCAAAGGCCTGTCCCGGATCGTGCGGCGGATCGGGACCGATCCCAAGCCGACGCCCCTGGCGGTCTACGACCTGGTTCGGACGATCCCCGAGGTTCTGCCCGACTGGGACGATCTGGCTGTCATCGACATGGGTGGCGCGACCACGGATTTCTATTCCAACACCGAATCCGACCGGGCCGGAGACGGCGTCCTGGTCAAGGGCCTGCCCGAGCCTCGCGTCAAACGCACGGTCGAAGGCGACCTGGGCTTGCGGGTCAGTGTCCTGGCTTTGGCCGCCTCGCAGGCCGGCGAGATCGAGGACCGGCTGACGGCCGAGGGGTTGGACAAGCCGGGCTTCGACGCGTATGTCGCGGCCGTCGCCGCCCGCCCCGAGGCGGTCCCCGGCTCCAGGCTCGAAGAGCGCTACGATGCGATCCTGGCCGGCGCCTGCGTTCGGGCCGCAGCGCTTCGCCACGCCGGCCGGCAGACCCGATTGGCCACTCTTCAAGGCGTCGTTCACATCCGCCGGGGCAAAGATCTCAGCCGCCTCCGCCGCATTGTCGGGTCCGGCGGCTTCCTGTCCCGCTGCTCCGATGCATCCGTCCTGGCGGAAGCCTGCCTCCGGCCCCGGGAGGATCCCGAGGACCGGCCCTTGCTTCCCGCCGCTCCCGAGCTTTTTTCCGACGCCCTGTATCTCTTTCCCCTGTTGGGGAATCTCGTCGCCGATCATCCCGCGGAAGCCGCCCGGACGGCCGTCCGCCAAACCATAAAACTGGAACAAGCGAGGTCATCGATATGA